One part of the Chthonomonadales bacterium genome encodes these proteins:
- the cysC gene encoding adenylyl-sulfate kinase, protein MHDGFILWFTGLSGAGKSTLAEAVLKEFRGRGYRVELLDGDEVRTHLSKGLGFSKEDRDTNIRRIGYVARLLARNGVVAITAAISPYRAIRDEVRASAAGDGVPFVEVYANASLDALVQRDVKGLYRKALAGEIANFTGVSDPYEAPATPEVEARTDSEAVQESLDRILKYVAERGLVG, encoded by the coding sequence ATGCACGACGGGTTCATTCTCTGGTTCACCGGGCTGTCTGGCGCGGGCAAGTCGACGCTTGCGGAGGCTGTGCTGAAGGAGTTTCGCGGCCGCGGTTACCGGGTCGAGTTGCTCGATGGCGACGAGGTGCGCACCCATCTTTCGAAGGGGCTCGGCTTCTCGAAGGAGGACCGCGACACGAACATTCGCCGCATCGGCTACGTGGCGCGCCTGCTCGCGCGCAACGGCGTGGTGGCGATCACCGCGGCCATCTCGCCGTACCGCGCCATTCGGGATGAGGTGCGCGCGTCCGCCGCCGGCGACGGGGTGCCGTTCGTGGAGGTCTACGCGAACGCGTCGCTCGACGCGCTTGTTCAGCGTGACGTGAAGGGCCTCTATCGCAAGGCGCTCGCCGGGGAGATCGCCAACTTCACCGGGGTATCCGACCCCTACGAGGCGCCCGCGACGCCCGAGGTCGAGGCTCGGACCGACTCGGAGGCGGTGCAGGAATCGCTCGATCGCATCCTCAAGTACGTCGCGGAGCGCGGGCTTGTCGGGTAG
- a CDS encoding regulator, which produces MTLALCAVLAALPAAPAPPPAPDIPFMQESHRRYPLQSDEANDVRAVAVHPDGTVWAATRAGVFALTAGGAAWQQRMDASDAGPAFAVAVDGRGEVWAGAWNGLYRGTRSLRRVPGIDAPVALVVADGAAMIALGPDGRWRVRGDGVEALTLPSARSLHAAMPDGTGGLWIGTESGLYHVIDGGTRWLHSEKDLVSASVRGLAAGPGGTLWVGCLGGVSVLRNGAPAGRFTPREGLPSVQVRCVRRAPDGAMWVGTDLGAARRDGERWAVRHSARWLVRDDVRDIAFGPDGAAWIATGAGVSRIGAVPMTLAEKAERYRAACMARHVRPPGLVEKCRLRVPGDLATWAPRDDDNDGQYTSMYLAMQSYRYAATRDPEARDAARNAFRALRFLQTVTGTPSFVARTVIPSDWTEMADANRTFTAREWAVEHIGDPRYKRVERRWRPSADGKWLWKGDTSSDEITGHFHGYATFYDLAADESDRREVREHVRKVMDGIIADGYVLKDIDGAATRWAVWAPEKINQDPNWVAERGTNSVEILSFLKTTYHMTGDARYQERYLDLLRRHGYAANVARPKTLNPAWRTHIDDELLALAFPSLLLYEDDPALRRLYRRGLDQWYAAVRGDRGPYFNYLYGMLTGANPDPEASLFSLRDAPLDLIRWTVDNTRRDDVRLAHTPELEELETSRLLPPSERGVLRWDRNPWAAVQGDGGATESDGVYWLLPYWMGRHAGFLAPPR; this is translated from the coding sequence ATGACGCTTGCCCTGTGCGCGGTGCTTGCCGCGCTCCCCGCTGCCCCCGCGCCGCCCCCGGCGCCGGACATCCCGTTCATGCAGGAGAGTCACCGCCGCTATCCGCTGCAGAGCGACGAAGCCAACGACGTGCGCGCCGTCGCCGTGCATCCGGACGGCACGGTGTGGGCCGCGACGCGCGCCGGCGTCTTCGCGCTGACCGCGGGCGGCGCCGCGTGGCAGCAGCGCATGGACGCGTCCGATGCCGGTCCGGCCTTCGCGGTGGCCGTCGACGGGCGCGGCGAGGTGTGGGCCGGCGCGTGGAACGGCCTCTATCGCGGCACGCGGTCGCTGCGGCGCGTGCCGGGCATCGACGCTCCGGTGGCACTCGTGGTGGCGGACGGCGCGGCGATGATCGCGCTCGGGCCGGACGGGCGCTGGCGCGTGCGCGGTGATGGCGTGGAGGCGCTGACTCTGCCGTCGGCGCGCAGTCTGCACGCCGCGATGCCGGACGGGACCGGCGGCCTCTGGATCGGCACCGAGAGCGGACTCTACCACGTGATCGACGGCGGCACGCGCTGGCTGCACTCCGAGAAGGACCTGGTGAGTGCGTCGGTGCGGGGGCTCGCCGCGGGTCCGGGCGGCACGCTGTGGGTCGGGTGCCTGGGCGGCGTGTCCGTGCTGCGCAACGGCGCGCCGGCCGGGCGGTTCACGCCGCGGGAGGGGCTGCCGAGCGTGCAGGTGCGCTGCGTGCGGCGCGCGCCGGACGGTGCGATGTGGGTGGGCACTGACCTGGGCGCGGCGCGACGCGATGGGGAGCGGTGGGCGGTCCGCCACAGCGCCCGCTGGCTGGTGCGCGACGACGTGCGCGACATCGCCTTCGGGCCCGACGGCGCGGCCTGGATCGCCACGGGGGCCGGTGTGAGCCGAATCGGCGCCGTGCCGATGACGCTGGCGGAGAAGGCCGAGCGCTACCGCGCGGCCTGCATGGCGCGGCACGTCCGGCCGCCGGGCCTGGTGGAGAAGTGCCGCCTGCGCGTACCGGGCGACCTGGCCACCTGGGCGCCGCGGGATGACGACAACGACGGCCAGTACACGTCCATGTATCTGGCGATGCAGTCATATCGCTACGCGGCCACGCGTGATCCCGAGGCGCGCGACGCCGCCCGGAACGCGTTTCGCGCCCTCCGCTTCCTGCAGACCGTCACCGGAACGCCCTCGTTCGTCGCGCGCACCGTGATCCCGTCGGACTGGACCGAGATGGCGGACGCCAACCGCACCTTCACGGCCCGCGAGTGGGCGGTCGAGCACATAGGCGATCCCCGCTACAAGCGTGTCGAGCGCCGCTGGCGCCCCTCGGCCGACGGGAAGTGGCTGTGGAAAGGCGACACGAGCAGCGACGAGATCACGGGGCACTTCCACGGCTACGCGACCTTTTACGACCTGGCAGCGGACGAGAGCGATCGGCGCGAGGTGCGCGAGCACGTTCGTAAGGTGATGGACGGAATCATCGCCGACGGCTACGTGCTGAAGGACATCGACGGAGCCGCGACCCGCTGGGCCGTGTGGGCGCCGGAGAAGATTAACCAGGACCCGAACTGGGTGGCCGAGCGGGGCACGAACTCCGTCGAGATCCTCTCGTTCCTGAAGACCACCTATCATATGACCGGCGACGCGCGCTATCAGGAGCGCTACCTCGACCTTCTGCGTCGCCACGGCTACGCCGCGAACGTCGCGCGCCCCAAGACGCTCAACCCCGCCTGGCGTACACACATCGACGACGAGCTCCTGGCGCTTGCGTTCCCCTCGCTGCTGCTCTACGAGGACGACCCGGCGCTCAGGCGCCTGTACCGTCGCGGGCTCGACCAGTGGTATGCCGCCGTGCGCGGCGACCGTGGGCCCTACTTCAACTACCTGTACGGCATGTTGACCGGGGCCAACCCGGACCCGGAGGCCTCCCTGTTCAGTCTGCGAGACGCGCCGCTCGACCTGATTCGCTGGACCGTGGACAACACCCGGCGTGACGACGTCCGGCTCGCGCACACGCCCGAGTTGGAGGAGCTGGAGACGAGCCGTCTGCTCCCGCCGAGCGAGCGCGGCGTGCTGCGCTGGGACCGCAACCCGTGGGCGGCCGTGCAGGGCGACGGAGGCGCGACGGAGAGCGACGGCGTCTACTGGCTGCTTCCGTACTGGATGGGGCGCCACGCGGGGTTTCTGGCGCCGCCGCGTTGA
- a CDS encoding class I SAM-dependent methyltransferase, with product MKEGCALDRTPGATPILYGRLAGWWPLISDPADYADEAAFCWATLRDACVRPPAEVLELGSGGGNNASHLKLRCRMTLVDRSPGMLAVSRRLNPECEHVLGDMRNVRLGREFDAVFVHDAIGYMATPADLARAIRTAHVHCRPSGAILLVPDAVRETFRASTEHGGLDGSGRAVRYLQWTWDPDPDDESYLVDLVFALRGGGGAMAIESDRHHMGLFARGTWLRLITEAGLDAGVLRDAWGRDVFVAVRHGP from the coding sequence ATGAAGGAAGGCTGCGCCCTGGACCGAACGCCGGGGGCGACACCGATTCTTTACGGGCGCCTGGCCGGCTGGTGGCCGCTCATCTCCGACCCCGCCGACTACGCCGACGAGGCCGCGTTCTGCTGGGCGACGCTCCGCGATGCGTGTGTCCGACCGCCGGCCGAGGTGCTCGAGCTCGGCAGCGGCGGCGGCAACAACGCCTCGCACCTGAAGCTTCGGTGCCGCATGACGTTGGTGGACCGGTCGCCGGGTATGCTGGCGGTGAGCCGCCGGCTGAACCCGGAGTGCGAGCACGTGCTCGGCGACATGCGGAACGTGCGGTTGGGGCGCGAGTTCGACGCGGTGTTCGTGCACGACGCGATCGGGTACATGGCGACGCCGGCCGACCTTGCCCGCGCCATCCGGACGGCTCACGTCCACTGCCGGCCCAGCGGAGCCATCCTCCTGGTGCCGGACGCGGTCCGCGAGACCTTCCGGGCCTCCACCGAGCACGGCGGCCTCGACGGCTCCGGGCGCGCCGTGCGTTACCTTCAGTGGACCTGGGACCCCGATCCGGACGATGAGAGCTATCTGGTTGATCTCGTCTTCGCGCTGCGCGGCGGCGGCGGCGCGATGGCGATCGAGAGCGACCGGCACCACATGGGCCTCTTCGCGCGCGGTACCTGGTTGCGGCTCATCACGGAGGCCGGCCTCGATGCCGGCGTTCTGCGCGACGCGTGGGGCCGCGATGTGTTCGTGGCGGTACGCCACGGTCCTTGA
- a CDS encoding ABC transporter ATP-binding protein, producing the protein MVEVENLTKYYGDYAAIEGVSFGARAGEILGFLGPNAAGKTTTMRIVTGFMPPTSGTARVAGLDVVRDSVEARRRIGYLPEQVPLYGDLSVRDYLGFCAGLRGVARRRIGERVDAVMQSTRVAEYADALILKLSKGFRQRVGIAQALVHEPELLILDEPTVGLDPRQIVEVRELIRGLRGSHTVILSTHILPEVQMLCDRIVIINEGRVAATDTPDALMARLRRSRQVRLEVRGRAAEVLAALRGLPGVSAAEKEEAGDDIVRVLLEADPESDVREAAAALVVRKGWGLRELGSVEMSLEDAYMRVTTLGEAAPPTPDAHGETPA; encoded by the coding sequence ATGGTCGAAGTCGAGAACCTTACCAAGTACTACGGCGACTACGCCGCCATCGAGGGCGTCAGCTTCGGCGCCCGGGCCGGCGAGATCCTCGGATTCCTGGGCCCCAACGCCGCCGGCAAGACGACGACGATGCGCATCGTCACCGGCTTCATGCCGCCCACCTCCGGCACCGCCCGCGTGGCCGGGCTCGATGTGGTGCGCGACTCCGTGGAGGCTCGCCGGCGCATCGGCTACCTGCCGGAGCAGGTGCCGCTCTACGGCGATCTGAGCGTGCGCGACTACCTGGGGTTTTGCGCCGGCCTGCGCGGAGTCGCCCGCCGCCGCATCGGCGAGCGCGTCGACGCCGTCATGCAGTCCACCCGCGTGGCCGAGTACGCGGATGCCCTCATCCTCAAGCTCTCCAAGGGCTTTCGCCAGCGCGTCGGTATCGCCCAGGCGCTCGTGCACGAGCCCGAGCTCCTCATCCTCGACGAGCCCACCGTCGGCCTGGATCCGCGCCAGATCGTCGAGGTGCGCGAGCTGATCCGCGGCCTGCGCGGCAGCCACACCGTCATCCTCAGCACACATATCCTGCCAGAAGTGCAGATGCTCTGCGACCGCATCGTGATCATCAACGAGGGACGCGTGGCCGCCACGGACACGCCGGACGCGCTGATGGCGCGCCTGCGCCGTTCGCGGCAGGTGCGCCTGGAGGTGCGGGGGCGCGCCGCCGAGGTGCTTGCCGCCCTGCGCGGCCTGCCCGGTGTGAGCGCGGCGGAGAAGGAGGAGGCGGGCGACGACATCGTGCGCGTGCTGCTGGAGGCGGACCCGGAGAGCGACGTGCGGGAGGCGGCCGCGGCCCTCGTGGTGCGCAAGGGCTGGGGGCTGCGCGAGCTCGGCAGCGTAGAGATGTCGCTGGAGGACGCCTACATGCGCGTCACGACCCTCGGCGAGGCCGCCCCGCCGACGCCGGACGCGCACGGAGAGACGCCCGCATGA
- a CDS encoding ABC transporter permease, whose translation MRSTLAVAQRELRAYFAAPMGWVALAVFLAFAGYFFYAGVAFAGFGDLRSWFIDTTIILIILMPALTMRLVAEERQTGTIEVLMTSPITDTQAILGKYLGGLGFYSVMLLLTVQYPVALTRMGSPDMGPIYAGYVGMLLFGATFLAVGLLVSTMTKSQVVAYVGSLFVLLFLWLLVWASEGDAWWQRLLAYIAIPTHLESFTKGLIDTRDIFFYLTFIGAALFLSVRALAAWKWR comes from the coding sequence ATGAGATCGACGCTCGCCGTGGCGCAGCGAGAGTTGCGCGCCTACTTCGCGGCGCCCATGGGGTGGGTTGCCCTGGCGGTGTTCCTGGCCTTCGCCGGGTACTTCTTCTACGCCGGAGTCGCCTTCGCCGGATTCGGGGACCTGCGAAGCTGGTTCATCGACACAACCATCATCCTGATCATCCTGATGCCCGCGCTGACCATGCGCCTGGTGGCCGAGGAGCGGCAGACCGGCACCATCGAGGTGCTGATGACCTCGCCCATCACCGACACGCAGGCGATCCTCGGCAAGTACCTGGGCGGTCTCGGTTTCTACTCCGTCATGCTCCTGCTCACCGTGCAGTACCCCGTGGCGCTCACGCGCATGGGCAGTCCGGACATGGGCCCCATCTATGCCGGCTACGTAGGCATGCTGCTCTTCGGCGCCACCTTCCTTGCGGTCGGCCTGCTCGTCTCCACCATGACCAAGAGCCAGGTGGTGGCCTACGTCGGCAGCCTGTTCGTGCTCCTGTTCCTCTGGCTGCTCGTGTGGGCCAGCGAGGGCGACGCCTGGTGGCAGCGGCTGCTCGCCTACATCGCGATCCCCACGCACCTGGAGAGCTTCACGAAGGGGCTGATCGACACGCGGGACATCTTCTTCTATCTCACCTTCATCGGCGCGGCGCTCTTCCTCTCCGTGCGGGCGCTGGCCGCCTGGAAGTGGAGGTAG
- a CDS encoding Gldg family protein codes for MPRLTPRQQRTRTQRLAAHAGWIGAAILMASLLYWLYRASLGQPRTWPISTGLGVGAALVLFFLAGMGAAILAGLRSPEGRRSARSAVLIAAVLGILVVANVLAYRRHWQWDVTGNRRLTLAPLTVRLLNNLKQKITVTAFYTQSPQRQSEARESRQVRDLLEQYADRSPRFTYHVVDYLREPDRFVSARVATPPPVILFANESGGREEVKGATEKDFTAALLKLTRSVKRKVVFTVGHGELNPSSFDQSGISVARQVLTEQQHDVSTVDLMGRDRKVPAGCSVLVIAGPQVDFRPEEIKAVKTYLDGGGRALVLLRPGGPSLSGLLKDWGLRVGDNVVAQIVDFGGVTGITERVRISDFESHEIDRGLSAVLLPIARTVESIEPPPAGITVTPLLRTNADTVARPVTRGQERIDLRPKPGDAHGPFTVAALAEKQGDKAGKVVAIGSAEFAMDVLAADPTTSNLDLFTNAVNWLADEHELVDIPPRDDRPDQVTLTPEQRVRAFYVNLLLFPVACLFMATYVWWKRR; via the coding sequence GTGCCCCGCCTGACACCGCGCCAGCAGCGCACCCGCACGCAGCGACTCGCCGCCCACGCCGGCTGGATCGGCGCGGCGATCTTGATGGCATCGCTGCTCTACTGGCTCTACCGGGCCAGCCTCGGGCAGCCGCGCACCTGGCCGATCTCCACCGGCCTGGGCGTTGGGGCGGCCCTCGTGCTCTTCTTCCTGGCCGGCATGGGCGCGGCCATCCTTGCCGGCCTGCGCTCGCCCGAGGGACGCCGCTCCGCGCGCTCGGCCGTGCTGATCGCCGCCGTGCTCGGCATCCTGGTGGTCGCCAACGTGCTGGCCTACCGCCGCCACTGGCAGTGGGATGTCACCGGCAACCGCCGCCTGACGCTGGCCCCGCTCACGGTGCGCCTCCTCAACAACCTCAAGCAGAAAATCACCGTCACCGCCTTCTACACGCAGAGCCCGCAGCGCCAGTCGGAAGCTCGCGAGTCGCGGCAGGTGCGTGACCTGCTCGAGCAGTACGCCGACCGCTCGCCCAGGTTCACCTACCACGTGGTGGACTACCTGCGCGAACCCGACCGGTTCGTCTCGGCGCGCGTGGCCACGCCCCCGCCCGTCATCCTCTTCGCCAACGAGTCCGGAGGGCGCGAGGAGGTGAAGGGCGCCACCGAGAAGGACTTCACCGCGGCCCTGCTCAAGCTCACCCGCTCCGTCAAACGCAAGGTCGTCTTCACCGTGGGGCACGGCGAGCTCAACCCGAGCTCCTTCGACCAGTCCGGCATCTCCGTCGCCAGGCAGGTGCTCACCGAGCAGCAGCACGACGTGAGCACCGTCGACCTGATGGGACGCGATCGGAAGGTGCCCGCGGGGTGCTCGGTGCTCGTGATCGCCGGCCCGCAGGTCGACTTCCGGCCCGAGGAGATCAAGGCCGTCAAGACCTACCTGGACGGCGGCGGCCGCGCGCTGGTGCTTCTGCGGCCCGGCGGACCGAGCCTGAGCGGCCTGCTCAAGGACTGGGGCCTGCGAGTGGGCGACAACGTCGTGGCGCAGATCGTCGACTTCGGCGGCGTGACCGGCATCACGGAGCGCGTTCGCATCTCCGACTTCGAGAGCCACGAGATCGACCGCGGCCTCAGCGCCGTTCTCCTCCCGATCGCGCGCACCGTCGAGTCCATCGAGCCGCCGCCCGCCGGGATCACCGTGACGCCCCTTCTGCGCACCAACGCCGACACGGTGGCGCGCCCCGTTACGCGCGGGCAGGAGCGCATCGACCTGCGTCCGAAGCCCGGCGATGCCCACGGCCCGTTCACCGTGGCCGCCCTCGCCGAAAAGCAGGGCGACAAGGCCGGGAAGGTGGTCGCGATCGGCTCGGCCGAGTTCGCCATGGACGTGCTGGCCGCCGACCCCACCACGAGCAACCTGGACCTGTTCACCAACGCGGTCAACTGGCTGGCCGACGAGCACGAGCTGGTCGACATCCCGCCCAGGGACGACCGGCCGGACCAGGTGACGCTCACCCCCGAGCAGCGCGTGCGCGCCTTCTACGTCAACCTGCTCCTCTTCCCCGTCGCCTGCCTCTTCATGGCCACCTACGTCTGGTGGAAGCGGCGGTAG
- a CDS encoding DUF4340 domain-containing protein has translation MRRLRDYSAWIAIAALAVLGAFLALDLRRPVREPGQSPKVSDLLDLKPADTRRIEIDGAGPPIALARQGGGWRLEQPVQGPADADAVKKILDGLLEQTTDYVMERPPRDLSGFGLAKPGLKVTLSGVGGRRRALEVGGEDPAKQAVYVREAASGRVFLLPSTGVADARAATPDSLRDRALIAVKPAEVTGITLARPSGTVAIERQGGAWRLTRPWQAPADGIAADSLRDSLASLRAERFVAAGAAGQARYGLARPRLVASVFDARGAHAVRVGARDPAGGGFYAAREGSEDVLLLAATTYDSLNKSASDLRSRRMLALKTEDARRVTVTTPKGSWEARREGEDWRMVRPSSGKKADSIGVEDVLFDLSADATRHIAENPPDRARYGLDAPAATVSVTLGDGSVKTLTVGARAGKSDYYAAGSDAPGAVFAIPDYVVDRLRKPPALAP, from the coding sequence ATGCGACGCCTGCGCGACTACAGCGCCTGGATCGCCATTGCCGCGCTCGCGGTCCTCGGCGCCTTCCTGGCCCTCGACCTGCGTCGGCCCGTGCGCGAGCCCGGCCAGAGCCCGAAGGTGTCCGACTTGCTCGACCTCAAGCCGGCCGACACGCGCCGCATCGAGATCGACGGCGCCGGGCCACCCATCGCGCTGGCGCGCCAGGGAGGCGGCTGGCGCCTCGAGCAGCCCGTGCAGGGGCCCGCGGACGCCGACGCCGTCAAGAAGATCCTGGACGGCCTGCTCGAGCAGACGACCGACTACGTGATGGAGCGGCCGCCACGCGACCTTTCTGGCTTCGGCCTGGCAAAGCCCGGCTTGAAGGTCACGCTGAGCGGCGTCGGCGGCCGTCGACGGGCGCTCGAGGTGGGCGGGGAGGACCCGGCGAAGCAGGCGGTCTACGTGCGCGAGGCCGCCAGCGGGCGCGTCTTCCTGCTCCCCTCCACCGGCGTCGCCGACGCGCGCGCGGCGACGCCCGACTCGCTGCGCGACCGCGCGCTCATCGCGGTGAAGCCCGCCGAGGTGACGGGCATCACGCTCGCGCGGCCCTCCGGCACGGTCGCGATCGAGCGGCAGGGCGGCGCATGGAGGCTCACGCGACCATGGCAGGCCCCGGCCGACGGGATCGCGGCCGACTCGCTCCGCGACTCGCTGGCCTCGCTACGAGCCGAGCGGTTCGTGGCGGCGGGGGCCGCCGGCCAGGCGCGATACGGCCTTGCCAGGCCCCGCCTCGTGGCCTCCGTCTTCGACGCGCGGGGCGCTCACGCCGTGCGCGTCGGCGCGCGCGACCCGGCCGGCGGCGGCTTCTACGCGGCGCGTGAGGGGAGCGAGGACGTGCTGCTCCTCGCGGCCACCACGTACGACTCGCTCAACAAGAGCGCATCCGACCTGCGCTCGCGCCGTATGCTCGCGCTCAAGACCGAGGACGCGCGGCGCGTGACCGTCACGACCCCGAAGGGAAGCTGGGAGGCGCGCCGCGAGGGCGAGGACTGGCGCATGGTGCGGCCGAGCTCCGGCAAGAAAGCCGATAGCATCGGGGTGGAGGACGTGCTCTTCGACCTCTCGGCCGACGCGACCCGCCACATCGCCGAGAACCCGCCCGACCGGGCCCGCTACGGCCTGGACGCTCCCGCCGCCACCGTGAGCGTCACGCTGGGCGACGGCTCCGTGAAGACCCTCACCGTGGGCGCCAGAGCGGGCAAGAGCGACTACTACGCCGCGGGCTCCGACGCGCCCGGCGCCGTCTTTGCGATCCCCGACTACGTGGTCGATCGCCTGCGCAAGCCCCCCGCCCTCGCGCCCTAG
- a CDS encoding PAS domain S-box protein has product MSCLPNDPPQVGPAAARDASTVEPARLSDAGMSASRLRRALDACERGIWMLDADLRTVFVNQRTAGVLGYSPAEMEGRHLFDFLPPDAHATAVERLAARRGGEQMPATAPLVRKDGSRFVASITADNVLDDEGRYAGVIAIVSERSREHEIADALRESEARYRAMYYNTHAPMMLIDPDTAAIVDANPAACEFYGYPHAEITALRLTDLNVTPAEEVEERMASARAGARTRFELRHRLKGGDVRDVEVFSGATVMLGRQLLFSIVHDITGRKRAEAALRDSEARYRLVFESNPIPMWVYDRETLAFRVVNDSAVRAYGYSREEFLGMTMAAIHPPDAVPAMVASVRDVLGELRRVGVWRHRRKDGTTLDAEITTHDLLWAGRPSRLVLAVDVSEHQRTEEALRESGETLNALFAAAPLAVVLIGPDRRVQMWNPAAERIFGWSAEEVLGEPYPLVPVGHAEEHERAWGQLQRGQGVTSMQTQRQRRDGSLVEVSISAAPVRGAGGGGVSAVAILEDMTERRELARQLLHAQKMEGIGRLAGGVAHDFNNLLTAILGYSEMAAAALPAGSEARVFLQNVESAAMRASDLTRQLLAFARRQPAEPRIVDLNQIVVNMDRLLRRLIGEDIEVVTLLAPGIWPVRADPGQVEQVLVNLVVNARDAMPDGGKLTVETQCVTLDEAWVRRGAGVAGGDYVLLAVSDTGVGMNEEVRAHIYEPFFTTKEVGKGTGLGLATCFGIVQQNGGHIAAYSEPGYGTTMKVYLPRAEGVAVDLGRAASADPPAGGRETILLAEDEPLVREMAEHILRSQGYRVLAARSGADAVAVASRHPGDIHLLVADVVMPGMGGQAIAERLQASRPGLRALYVSGYTESSVVRMGALEEGIAFLAKPFTPGALARKVREVLDTPGPRPGA; this is encoded by the coding sequence ATGTCTTGCCTCCCGAACGACCCGCCCCAGGTCGGGCCGGCAGCCGCGCGCGACGCATCGACGGTCGAGCCCGCGCGGCTCTCCGATGCTGGCATGTCGGCCAGCAGGCTTCGCCGCGCGCTCGACGCGTGCGAGCGGGGCATCTGGATGCTCGACGCCGACCTGCGCACCGTCTTCGTGAACCAGCGCACGGCCGGCGTGCTCGGGTACTCACCCGCCGAGATGGAGGGGCGCCACCTGTTCGACTTCCTGCCGCCCGACGCCCACGCGACCGCCGTCGAGCGCCTCGCGGCCCGTCGCGGCGGCGAGCAGATGCCGGCGACGGCGCCGCTCGTGCGCAAGGACGGCTCCCGTTTCGTCGCCTCGATCACCGCGGACAACGTGCTGGACGACGAGGGCCGCTACGCCGGCGTCATCGCGATCGTCTCGGAGCGCTCGCGGGAACACGAGATCGCCGACGCGTTAAGGGAGAGCGAGGCGCGCTACCGCGCCATGTACTACAACACGCACGCCCCGATGATGCTCATCGACCCGGACACGGCGGCCATCGTCGACGCCAACCCCGCCGCGTGCGAGTTCTACGGCTACCCACACGCGGAGATCACCGCCCTGCGCCTCACCGACCTCAACGTGACGCCGGCTGAGGAGGTGGAGGAGCGCATGGCGTCGGCCCGAGCCGGCGCGCGGACGCGATTCGAGCTTCGCCATCGGCTGAAGGGGGGCGACGTTCGCGACGTAGAGGTGTTCAGCGGCGCCACGGTGATGCTCGGACGCCAACTCCTCTTCTCCATCGTGCACGACATCACCGGCCGAAAGCGGGCGGAGGCGGCCCTGCGCGACAGCGAGGCGCGCTATCGGCTCGTGTTCGAGAGCAACCCGATCCCGATGTGGGTGTACGATCGCGAGACGCTCGCCTTTCGAGTCGTGAACGACTCGGCCGTGCGTGCCTACGGCTACAGTCGCGAGGAGTTCCTCGGGATGACGATGGCCGCCATCCACCCGCCGGATGCCGTGCCGGCGATGGTGGCGAGCGTTCGGGACGTGCTCGGCGAGTTGCGCCGGGTAGGAGTCTGGCGACATCGGCGCAAAGACGGCACGACCCTCGACGCCGAGATCACCACCCACGACCTCCTGTGGGCGGGGCGGCCGTCGCGGCTCGTGCTGGCGGTCGACGTGTCGGAGCACCAGCGCACGGAGGAGGCGCTGCGGGAGTCCGGTGAGACCCTGAACGCGCTCTTCGCGGCGGCGCCGCTGGCGGTCGTGCTGATCGGGCCGGATCGCCGCGTACAGATGTGGAACCCGGCGGCGGAGCGGATCTTCGGCTGGAGCGCGGAGGAGGTGCTGGGCGAGCCCTATCCGCTGGTTCCCGTCGGCCATGCCGAGGAGCACGAGCGCGCATGGGGCCAGCTTCAGCGCGGCCAGGGCGTCACCAGCATGCAGACGCAGCGGCAGCGCCGGGACGGCTCGCTCGTGGAGGTGAGTATCTCCGCCGCCCCGGTGCGCGGCGCGGGCGGCGGCGGCGTCTCCGCCGTGGCGATCCTGGAGGATATGACGGAGCGTCGCGAGCTCGCCCGCCAACTCCTGCACGCGCAGAAGATGGAGGGGATTGGCCGGCTCGCCGGCGGCGTGGCCCACGACTTCAACAACCTTTTGACGGCCATCCTGGGCTACTCCGAGATGGCCGCCGCGGCGCTGCCGGCAGGCTCCGAGGCGCGCGTCTTCCTTCAGAACGTGGAGAGCGCCGCCATGCGCGCCAGCGACCTGACGCGGCAGCTCCTGGCCTTCGCGCGACGCCAGCCGGCCGAGCCGCGGATCGTCGATCTCAACCAGATCGTCGTCAACATGGACCGCCTGCTGCGGCGGCTGATCGGCGAGGATATCGAGGTGGTCACGCTTCTCGCGCCCGGGATCTGGCCCGTGCGCGCGGATCCCGGGCAGGTCGAGCAGGTGCTGGTCAACCTGGTGGTTAACGCCCGCGACGCCATGCCGGACGGAGGGAAGCTGACCGTCGAGACGCAGTGCGTAACGCTCGACGAGGCCTGGGTGCGTCGGGGGGCCGGCGTGGCCGGCGGCGACTACGTGCTGTTGGCGGTGAGCGATACAGGCGTCGGCATGAACGAGGAGGTGCGCGCGCATATCTACGAGCCCTTCTTCACCACCAAGGAGGTCGGCAAGGGCACCGGGCTCGGGCTGGCGACCTGCTTCGGCATCGTCCAGCAGAACGGGGGGCACATCGCCGCCTACAGCGAGCCGGGCTACGGCACCACGATGAAGGTCTACCTGCCCCGGGCGGAGGGGGTCGCCGTGGACCTCGGACGCGCCGCCTCGGCCGATCCGCCCGCCGGCGGCCGCGAGACGATCCTGCTTGCGGAGGACGAGCCGCTGGTGCGCGAGATGGCGGAGCACATCCTGCGCTCGCAGGGCTACCGAGTGCTGGCGGCGCGAAGCGGGGCGGACGCCGTTGCCGTCGCGAGCCGCCACCCCGGCGACATCCACCTGCTGGTGGCGGACGTGGTGATGCCGGGCATGGGCGGGCAGGCGATCGCGGAGCGGCTTCAGGCGAGCCGGCCGGGGCTGCGGGCGCTCTACGTGTCCGGCTACACGGAGAGCTCGGTGGTGCGCATGGGGGCGCTGGAGGAGGGCATCGCCTTCCTGGCCAAGCCCTTCACGCCGGGGGCGCTGGCGCGCAAGGTGCGCGAGGTGCTGGACACGCCTGGGCCGCGCCCCGGCGCGTGA